The Lysobacter gummosus sequence CTCGCAGAAGCAGGACTCGGTGGGCGTCATCCAGAACCTGTTCCCGGCCTTCACCGCCGCCTACAGCCTGTACCTGGACATCAAGCACCGCGGCTGGCGCCGCGACCGCGCCAGCCACTGAGGCGCGAGCCGGACGCCCGGATCATTCGAGGATCTCGCAGCCTTCCGGCATCCGGATCCAGCCCGAGCGCCTGTCGTCGTAGACCGACACCCACGGCGGCGGGAAGTCCGGCTCGGCGAAGGCGCCGACCGCGACGGTGACGAACGCTTCCAGGCCTTCGGCGCGCCAGTAGACGGTCGAGCCGCAGTTCGGGCAGAAGCCGAACCGCGCCGAGCTGCCGCTGTCGCCTTGTCGCACGTATTCGCGCGACTCACCCTGGATCGCCACCGCCTCGCGCGGGAACCGCGCCTGCCAGCCGAATGCGCTGCCGGTGCGGCGCCGGCAGCACAGGCAATGGCAGACCGAGACCCGTACCGGATCGCCCTCGCAGGTCAGGCTCAGTTGGCCGCAATCGCAGGATGCAGTGCGACGGATCATGCGAATCTCCTTAGCTGGGCTGAGACGGGATAGGGGCTCGCGGCCCAGTTCGGGAGAATATCGCGGCTTTCCGCCCGGCCGCCGGGAGCGTGGCCGGCAAGTGCTTGTTCCGACTTGGATTTGCCGGCATAATGCGCGGCTCGCTGTGTCCGGCTGCCCTTAGGGGCATCACCGGGCGGCCCTCGGAAGCGCGATTCCGGGCCGCCACGTACGGCGAGAATCC is a genomic window containing:
- a CDS encoding GFA family protein translates to MIRRTASCDCGQLSLTCEGDPVRVSVCHCLCCRRRTGSAFGWQARFPREAVAIQGESREYVRQGDSGSSARFGFCPNCGSTVYWRAEGLEAFVTVAVGAFAEPDFPPPWVSVYDDRRSGWIRMPEGCEILE